The following are from one region of the Thermoproteus uzoniensis 768-20 genome:
- a CDS encoding transcription factor: MGEEVREEERGEVRSELVTREGKRLLLIRWNTGKTSAGRLFGRYGPGGRPEFFKLLFGAVAGSLREQFGPDGENIFARIRDSEKFRETSRELFDGLKKWFFEEAVPKHKLERGDIFMISTELLVDPDTGEITWNKDKTELIYWVRSDRCGQAAPDYEALRREKEELSKEVERLRAENDRLRRELEEVKNKLQQITSLLK; this comes from the coding sequence ATGGGCGAGGAGGTGAGGGAGGAGGAGAGGGGAGAGGTCCGCTCAGAGCTGGTAACCCGCGAGGGCAAGAGGCTTCTGTTGATCAGATGGAACACGGGAAAGACGTCGGCAGGCAGGCTCTTCGGACGGTATGGCCCCGGCGGCCGGCCCGAGTTCTTCAAGCTACTCTTCGGAGCCGTTGCCGGCTCGCTCAGAGAGCAGTTCGGGCCCGATGGCGAGAATATTTTTGCGCGGATTAGGGACTCAGAAAAGTTTAGGGAGACCTCCAGAGAGCTCTTCGACGGGTTGAAGAAGTGGTTTTTCGAGGAGGCTGTGCCCAAGCATAAGCTGGAGCGCGGCGACATATTTATGATATCGACAGAGCTCCTCGTAGATCCCGACACCGGCGAAATAACGTGGAACAAGGACAAGACGGAACTTATTTACTGGGTCAGAAGCGATAGGTGCGGGCAAGCGGCGCCCGACTACGAGGCGTTGAGGAGGGAGAAGGAGGAGCTGTCTAAGGAGGTGGAGAGGCTTAGGGCCGAGAACGACAGATTGCGCAGAGAGCTTGAGGAGGTCAAGAACAAGCTCCAGCAAATAACGAGCTTATTGAAGTAG
- a CDS encoding radical SAM protein: protein MYYNIYRGPLAKGCDMCLVGAKAVIFITGLCKYRCFYCPVDRERFGKDVVYVNDVRVNTTDDVVREVAASGAAGAAITGGDPLEVPDRVVEIASALKRAFGKEFHIHLYTRPASLDNKTTNALINSGVDEVRLHFLGYGEVAGRLHYIAALKYAGLSLGVEVPAIPGLEASISAAINALAARGFVDFVNINELDVSDSNIDMLRRLGYRVGDGSAYGSFEAAKRLMELVRGVPVNLCRSKTKDLYQIGARVFREAMFSAASSERVRDDGTIEYTEDGVHPGHRLARNIKVKIKLGGKYLEVA, encoded by the coding sequence GTGTATTATAATATATACAGAGGCCCCCTCGCCAAGGGATGCGACATGTGCTTAGTGGGCGCTAAGGCGGTTATATTCATCACAGGCCTCTGCAAGTATAGGTGCTTCTACTGTCCGGTGGATAGGGAGAGGTTCGGCAAAGACGTCGTCTACGTCAACGACGTGAGAGTAAATACGACGGACGACGTTGTGCGCGAGGTCGCCGCGTCGGGCGCCGCGGGGGCTGCCATAACCGGCGGAGATCCCCTTGAAGTCCCCGACAGAGTGGTGGAGATCGCGTCGGCGTTGAAACGCGCGTTTGGGAAAGAGTTCCACATACATCTATACACCAGGCCTGCCAGCTTGGACAACAAGACGACAAACGCCCTAATAAACTCCGGCGTGGACGAGGTGAGGCTCCACTTCTTGGGCTACGGCGAGGTGGCGGGGAGGTTGCACTACATCGCGGCGCTTAAGTACGCCGGGCTTTCCCTAGGCGTCGAGGTCCCCGCGATACCCGGCCTCGAGGCGAGCATATCGGCGGCTATAAACGCGTTGGCCGCACGCGGGTTCGTCGACTTCGTGAACATCAACGAGCTCGACGTGTCCGACAGCAACATAGACATGTTGAGGCGTCTGGGCTATAGGGTGGGCGACGGGTCGGCGTACGGTAGCTTCGAGGCGGCCAAGAGACTAATGGAGCTTGTCAGAGGAGTCCCCGTCAATTTGTGTAGGAGCAAGACAAAGGATCTGTACCAGATAGGGGCGAGGGTCTTCAGAGAGGCCATGTTCTCCGCGGCGTCCTCGGAGCGCGTGCGCGACGACGGAACTATAGAATACACGGAAGACGGCGTGCATCCCGGCCATAGGCTTGCCAGAAATATCAAGGTGAAGATCAAGCTCGGAGGGAAGTATCTAGAGGTCGCGTAG
- a CDS encoding KEOPS complex kinase/ATPase Bud32 produces the protein MRLIARGAEADLYEVDWFGMRAVVKLRKPKRYRDPELDKAIRSRRTLNEVRVMAKAREAGVDVPAVYFFDVERAAIVMEYIDGPTAKDLLESGKNVLGDVGSMVARLHAAGIVHGDLALTNVIYRGGVRPYFIDMGLGYFVEGSGRRAVLEFARDVNVLLRVLDTYGERGEDYKRAFWDGYSALGRLAEDVREGVRRIRASARYVER, from the coding sequence GTGAGGCTCATAGCCAGAGGCGCCGAGGCCGACCTCTACGAGGTGGACTGGTTCGGCATGAGGGCTGTCGTGAAGCTCAGAAAGCCCAAGCGCTATAGGGATCCGGAGCTGGATAAGGCCATTAGGTCTAGGAGGACGTTGAACGAGGTCAGGGTTATGGCCAAGGCCCGCGAAGCCGGCGTCGACGTGCCCGCCGTGTATTTCTTCGACGTGGAGCGGGCGGCCATAGTCATGGAATATATCGACGGCCCCACGGCCAAGGATCTTCTGGAGAGCGGCAAGAACGTGTTGGGCGACGTGGGCTCTATGGTAGCGAGGCTACACGCGGCGGGCATAGTCCACGGGGATCTGGCCCTCACCAACGTGATCTATAGAGGCGGCGTTAGGCCCTACTTCATCGATATGGGCCTCGGATACTTCGTAGAGGGCTCCGGCAGGAGGGCCGTGCTGGAGTTCGCGCGCGACGTCAACGTGTTGTTGAGGGTGTTGGATACATACGGCGAGAGGGGCGAGGACTACAAGAGGGCTTTCTGGGATGGCTACTCGGCGTTGGGGCGCCTGGCCGAGGACGTCCGCGAGGGCGTGAGGCGCATCAGGGCGTCCGCTCGCTACGTCGAACGTTAA
- a CDS encoding radical SAM protein, whose translation MAWALYRPDAVAVWSDEVVRERLSWYYAVMRDKAPSKFHIAARVEAPRDYAELDDERLWRLHEELGRAFDEEWSAQRERPDVRLVEKGLPEASFLDVKIELARRQLRRCNLCERHCGVDRTRRRGACLLDDKPRVSSWFLHMGEEAPLVPSGTIFFAGCNFRCAFCQNWDISQRPENGAEATPRHLALIQIRLRAEGARNINWVGGEPTPNIPSILESLRELAARRFNAPQLWNSNMYLTPEGLSLILHIMDIWLPDFKYGNNACALRYSVAPRYVDVVARNLSTICRRGEDVIIRHLVLPGHVDCCTKPVLKWIAENCPRALVNIMDQYHPDYLVPTMAKYSDINRLVSDAEMREAYRYADELGLAWRQVS comes from the coding sequence GTGGCCTGGGCCCTCTACAGGCCCGACGCGGTGGCCGTATGGAGCGACGAGGTGGTGAGGGAGCGGCTTAGTTGGTACTACGCCGTGATGCGGGACAAGGCTCCGTCTAAGTTCCACATAGCGGCGCGCGTCGAAGCGCCGCGCGACTACGCCGAGCTCGACGACGAGAGGTTGTGGAGGCTCCACGAGGAGCTGGGCAGAGCCTTCGACGAGGAGTGGTCCGCCCAGAGGGAGAGGCCGGACGTGCGCCTGGTCGAGAAGGGCCTGCCGGAGGCCTCGTTCCTAGACGTCAAGATAGAGCTGGCGCGTAGGCAGCTGAGGCGGTGCAACTTGTGCGAGAGGCATTGCGGAGTGGACAGGACCAGGAGGAGGGGGGCTTGCCTGCTCGACGACAAGCCGAGGGTATCCAGCTGGTTCCTCCACATGGGCGAGGAGGCCCCGCTCGTCCCCTCGGGCACTATCTTCTTCGCCGGCTGTAACTTCAGATGCGCCTTCTGCCAGAACTGGGACATATCGCAGAGGCCCGAAAACGGCGCGGAGGCGACGCCGCGCCACCTCGCCCTAATACAGATCAGGCTGAGGGCTGAAGGAGCGCGGAACATAAACTGGGTGGGCGGCGAGCCTACCCCCAACATACCCTCCATACTCGAGTCCTTGAGGGAGCTCGCGGCGAGGAGGTTCAACGCGCCCCAGCTGTGGAACAGCAACATGTACCTAACCCCCGAAGGCCTCTCGCTCATACTCCACATAATGGACATCTGGCTCCCCGACTTCAAATATGGCAACAACGCCTGCGCCCTCCGGTACTCGGTGGCCCCCAGATACGTCGATGTGGTGGCCAGAAACCTCTCGACGATATGCAGACGGGGCGAGGACGTGATAATCAGACACCTAGTGTTGCCGGGCCACGTAGACTGTTGCACCAAGCCCGTGCTCAAATGGATAGCCGAGAACTGCCCAAGGGCCTTGGTGAACATAATGGACCAGTACCACCCCGACTATCTAGTCCCCACAATGGCCAAATACTCTGACATAAACCGGCTTGTGTCCGACGCAGAGATGAGAGAGGCCTACCGTTACGCCGATGAGCTGGGCCTCGCCTGGCGCCAAGTCAGCTAG
- a CDS encoding DUF72 domain-containing protein: MIVGTCGFPRSRREVYRSLDAVELQETFYNLPNERRMGELAKEAPEGFAFTVKVFQGITHPAGSPTYKRTRGFKPGEGHGLLRPTRENLELWDLFRRLVAPLRPKVYVFQTPPSMRADLLRDALEFFRTIRGEGAFVWEPRGEVAAVRDLDAMLADVGVSLVVDPLRREVPRSPVHYFRLHGLGKGEVNYKYKYTDNDLIKLRNSIKDLKNPYVMFNNIYMFDDAVRFKKLVSESFYSDPRPSV, encoded by the coding sequence GTGATAGTAGGCACGTGCGGCTTTCCCAGAAGCAGACGGGAGGTCTACAGATCGCTGGACGCCGTAGAGCTACAGGAGACTTTCTACAACCTCCCCAACGAGCGCCGCATGGGCGAGCTGGCCAAAGAGGCGCCGGAGGGGTTCGCGTTCACGGTCAAGGTCTTCCAAGGCATAACCCATCCCGCCGGCAGCCCGACTTATAAGAGGACGAGAGGATTCAAGCCGGGAGAGGGCCACGGCCTCTTGAGGCCGACGAGGGAGAACCTAGAGCTTTGGGATCTCTTCAGGAGGCTGGTCGCGCCGCTTAGGCCCAAGGTCTACGTGTTCCAGACGCCGCCGAGCATGCGCGCCGATCTCTTAAGAGACGCGTTGGAGTTCTTCAGAACGATCAGAGGCGAGGGCGCGTTCGTCTGGGAGCCGAGGGGCGAGGTGGCCGCCGTAAGGGATCTCGACGCGATGTTAGCCGACGTCGGAGTCTCCCTAGTGGTTGATCCCCTAAGGAGGGAGGTACCGAGATCCCCCGTGCATTACTTTAGACTACACGGTCTGGGCAAAGGCGAAGTTAACTATAAATATAAATATACTGACAATGATTTAATAAAATTAAGAAATTCTATAAAAGATTTAAAAAATCCATATGTTATGTTTAATAATATATATATGTTCGACGATGCGGTTAGGTTTAAGAAGCTCGTATCTGAAAGCTTCTATTCGGATCCGCGGCCTAGCGTCTGA
- a CDS encoding isoaspartyl peptidase/L-asparaginase, with protein sequence MEPVVAVHGGAGRWSVTPEEEARARRALADAVEAGLAAIARGNAVDAVVEAVAYMEDSGVFDAGVGSVYTISGRVQMDAGVMDGASGRAGAVAAVEDVRNPVRLARYVLDATDHVLVVGDGARDLARIAGLLTAKAAFYSERKNERFRQMLQETSAGRWHYKKVLEIAKRLGIGDTVGAVALDKDGNLAAATSTGGVWLKLDGRVGDSPIPGAGFWADNSIGAISATGVGEAIILTMASLRAVELMRAGLDIDTALRRVVDLVTERFGEDTVGLLGIDRRGKVAAAFNTAAMARAWGAGRQIRRVALRREDAWP encoded by the coding sequence ATGGAGCCCGTAGTCGCGGTCCACGGAGGGGCCGGTAGATGGAGCGTAACTCCTGAAGAGGAGGCGCGCGCACGGAGGGCTCTCGCCGACGCTGTCGAGGCCGGACTCGCCGCAATTGCGCGGGGCAACGCAGTAGACGCGGTCGTGGAGGCCGTCGCGTATATGGAGGACTCGGGCGTGTTCGACGCCGGCGTGGGCTCCGTCTATACCATCTCGGGCCGCGTGCAGATGGACGCCGGCGTGATGGACGGCGCGTCGGGCAGAGCTGGCGCCGTCGCGGCAGTTGAGGACGTGAGGAACCCCGTGAGGCTGGCCAGATACGTGTTGGACGCCACCGACCACGTGCTGGTCGTCGGCGACGGCGCCAGGGATCTGGCCCGCATAGCCGGGCTTCTGACCGCCAAGGCGGCGTTCTACAGCGAACGTAAGAACGAGAGGTTTAGGCAGATGTTGCAGGAGACGTCGGCCGGCCGTTGGCATTACAAGAAGGTGTTGGAGATAGCGAAGAGGCTTGGAATCGGCGATACTGTCGGCGCTGTGGCGCTCGACAAGGACGGCAATTTGGCCGCCGCCACGTCGACAGGAGGCGTGTGGCTGAAGCTAGATGGGAGGGTCGGCGATTCGCCGATACCGGGAGCCGGGTTCTGGGCCGACAACTCAATAGGCGCCATATCGGCGACAGGCGTCGGCGAGGCGATAATCCTAACTATGGCCTCTCTGAGGGCCGTCGAGCTCATGAGGGCCGGACTGGACATAGACACGGCGCTGAGAAGAGTCGTGGATCTAGTCACCGAGAGGTTCGGCGAAGACACGGTAGGCCTTCTCGGCATAGACAGGAGAGGCAAAGTGGCGGCCGCCTTCAACACAGCCGCCATGGCCAGGGCGTGGGGCGCCGGCAGGCAGATTAGGCGAGTCGCCCTTCGCCGGGAGGATGCTTGGCCCTAA
- a CDS encoding 30S ribosomal protein S4, translating into MGGKKKSRKTYLDGKPKKLWNTQLLLEELQLMGEYGLRNKRELWKARSVLKHIVRRARSLLSMRAEERAPLELPFKERLYKMGFIEDVNIPLDRVLSLDVRAILERRLQTIVYRKGFAKTPYQARQLITHGHIAINGRRVRSPGFLVPRDLEDKISYAPGSPIAAGAQQAQ; encoded by the coding sequence ATGGGCGGCAAGAAGAAAAGTAGAAAGACGTATCTCGACGGGAAGCCCAAGAAGCTGTGGAACACGCAACTATTGCTCGAGGAACTACAGCTCATGGGCGAATATGGCCTTAGGAACAAGCGAGAGTTGTGGAAGGCGAGGTCGGTTCTGAAACATATAGTGAGGCGCGCTAGAAGCTTGCTCTCGATGCGCGCCGAGGAGAGAGCGCCGTTGGAGCTGCCCTTTAAGGAGAGGCTTTACAAGATGGGGTTTATAGAGGACGTGAATATCCCCCTCGATAGAGTGCTCTCTCTGGACGTGAGGGCCATACTGGAGAGGCGCCTCCAGACGATAGTGTATAGGAAGGGGTTCGCGAAGACCCCGTACCAAGCCAGACAGTTGATAACCCACGGACATATAGCCATAAACGGCAGGAGGGTGAGGTCGCCCGGCTTTTTAGTCCCGCGAGATCTAGAGGACAAGATCTCCTACGCGCCCGGTAGCCCCATAGCGGCCGGAGCCCAGCAGGCCCAATAA
- a CDS encoding 30S ribosomal protein S13: MSEVRAIVRVGDTDLEGAKAVAFALARIKGIGISSAFAICRRLGVDPYAPLGSLSEEQISKLDWAVRNLHEIAPAWFLNRRRDPVSGRDVHLIGSELILAAKSDIDLMKKLRSWKGMRHAAGLKVRGQRTVTTGRFGPTAGVAKKKEAQPGGGAKQ, encoded by the coding sequence GTGTCTGAAGTAAGGGCTATAGTCCGCGTTGGGGATACGGACCTAGAAGGCGCCAAGGCCGTGGCCTTCGCCTTAGCCCGCATTAAGGGCATAGGCATCTCCTCGGCATTTGCTATATGTAGGCGGCTTGGCGTAGATCCCTACGCTCCGCTGGGCTCTCTCAGCGAGGAGCAGATCTCCAAACTGGACTGGGCGGTGAGGAACTTGCACGAGATAGCGCCGGCCTGGTTCCTCAACAGACGCAGAGATCCCGTGAGCGGACGCGACGTCCACCTAATAGGGTCGGAGCTGATCCTCGCCGCCAAGAGCGACATAGATCTAATGAAGAAGCTGAGGAGCTGGAAGGGCATGAGGCACGCCGCCGGGCTGAAGGTCAGAGGGCAACGCACGGTGACCACTGGCAGGTTCGGCCCGACCGCCGGAGTGGCCAAGAAGAAGGAGGCGCAACCAGGCGGAGGCGCTAAGCAGTAG
- a CDS encoding cobalamin adenosyltransferase produces MAKLAKPCILTGSCPGDLGETEVLWFGEAKCVSKASAIVKLFGALEAATVHVNLAAVKAEGRTRRILWLVLWALQYAGFYLSTGDGAYLAKAFKSLKKAVKLSYVLASDAPLGWVVCLDEICAYINAARAWVRWTERRLAQLDRGREVITLLNHVGNVLFELMRTRSHMVLTRQGATKYVPRLAQPEEGLLNF; encoded by the coding sequence GTGGCAAAGCTCGCTAAGCCCTGTATCTTGACCGGCTCTTGTCCCGGGGACCTCGGCGAGACGGAGGTGTTGTGGTTCGGCGAGGCAAAATGCGTGTCTAAGGCTTCTGCAATAGTAAAGCTGTTTGGCGCCCTCGAGGCGGCGACTGTGCACGTAAACCTCGCCGCTGTGAAGGCCGAGGGCCGTACAAGGCGGATCCTCTGGCTGGTCCTATGGGCTCTGCAGTACGCAGGCTTCTATTTGTCCACGGGGGATGGCGCCTATCTGGCCAAGGCCTTTAAATCTCTCAAAAAGGCCGTTAAGTTGTCCTATGTGCTGGCCTCCGACGCGCCGCTGGGCTGGGTCGTATGTCTCGACGAGATCTGCGCCTATATCAACGCAGCGAGGGCTTGGGTCCGCTGGACCGAGAGGCGGCTGGCCCAACTAGATCGTGGGCGGGAGGTCATCACGCTCTTGAACCATGTGGGGAACGTCCTCTTCGAGCTTATGCGCACGAGAAGCCATATGGTGTTGACCCGCCAAGGCGCAACCAAATACGTCCCTCGGCTTGCTCAGCCCGAGGAGGGCCTACTAAACTTTTAA
- the hemC gene encoding hydroxymethylbilane synthase translates to MKLRVATRGSKLSLLQTELFIKSIKEVEPDLEFEIVVVKTTGDLVQDRPLYAIGVKGVFEKEVNLAVLRGQADVAVHSLKDLPSEIHEDLVVAGYSKRDSPYDAIASTRGYDVWGLPRGARVGTSSVRRGAFLKSIRPDLHIEPLRGNVDTRIGKVLSGAVDAAVLAEAGVRRLYGENPPVEIRRVKPDEIPPPPGQGIVAAVARKDDRGIIDLLRKASDPRAALEARAERAFLKEMGGGCHVAVGGLATATPNGIEFLAGWASVDGSRKVLVKAFGESPEEVGVRAARMLKSALGPPHGHRV, encoded by the coding sequence GTGAAGTTGCGGGTAGCCACGAGAGGCAGCAAGCTAAGTCTGCTCCAGACCGAGTTGTTTATCAAGAGTATAAAGGAAGTCGAGCCGGACTTGGAGTTCGAGATAGTCGTGGTGAAGACCACCGGGGATCTAGTCCAGGACAGACCCCTATATGCCATAGGCGTCAAGGGCGTTTTCGAGAAGGAGGTGAACCTAGCCGTGCTGAGGGGGCAGGCGGACGTGGCCGTGCATTCCCTTAAGGATCTGCCCTCGGAAATCCACGAGGACTTGGTCGTAGCGGGCTACTCAAAAAGGGATTCACCCTATGACGCAATAGCGAGCACGAGGGGTTACGACGTGTGGGGCTTGCCCCGAGGCGCTAGAGTCGGCACGTCGAGCGTGAGGCGGGGGGCTTTTCTGAAATCTATAAGGCCCGATCTACATATAGAGCCTCTCAGAGGCAACGTGGACACGAGGATCGGCAAGGTCTTATCCGGCGCAGTCGACGCCGCCGTGCTCGCCGAGGCTGGCGTGAGGAGACTCTACGGCGAGAATCCGCCGGTGGAGATCAGGAGGGTTAAGCCGGACGAGATCCCGCCGCCGCCGGGACAAGGCATAGTAGCCGCCGTAGCGCGGAAAGACGATAGAGGGATCATCGATCTGTTGAGAAAGGCCAGCGATCCTAGGGCCGCCCTGGAGGCGAGAGCCGAGAGGGCATTCCTTAAGGAGATGGGTGGAGGGTGCCACGTAGCGGTAGGGGGTCTCGCCACTGCCACGCCCAACGGGATAGAGTTCCTAGCTGGCTGGGCCTCCGTCGACGGATCCAGGAAAGTCCTCGTAAAAGCCTTCGGCGAGAGCCCCGAGGAAGTCGGCGTCAGGGCCGCCCGCATGTTGAAATCAGCGCTAGGCCCGCCGCATGGGCATAGGGTATAG
- a CDS encoding NAD(P)-binding domain-containing protein, whose product MAALDKLFSASITFREIPTDKLGELGRSVMELLGIAPYFPVPLFVLHTCNRVEVYAWDVPQTAVELVLAHYRDYADRVVIRKGREAALHLLEVAAGLDSMLIGETDILGQLEEAYDSQVKAHIAREPLRTVVERAIRFGKMVRTRTNISRGPRGLGSLAIIYVKERFGDLRNLNIGIIGAGAVGSGLVKELRDGGAGRIYVLNRTLDRAEEVAKKYGAIAMPLNGESVAECLKTCDVVFTTALSFEPIITEIPPGSKVKVIVDLGVPGNVPKGLPVDVVKLEDLEDIAARYNKERASEIEKARALALEELDNVERAVAKRIAEMELSEYMQFVEAAAREEASRAGSDSLTAARSSAKRAVLPLVEALRELAGRGKVEEVLEIINEARKRVKSPATERTSAP is encoded by the coding sequence GTGGCGGCCCTCGACAAGCTATTTTCGGCCTCCATAACTTTTCGAGAGATACCGACAGATAAGCTGGGCGAGCTGGGCAGGAGCGTCATGGAACTGCTCGGAATAGCGCCTTATTTCCCCGTCCCTCTTTTCGTTCTGCATACGTGCAACAGAGTCGAGGTCTACGCCTGGGACGTTCCCCAGACCGCCGTCGAGCTCGTTCTGGCGCATTATAGGGACTACGCAGATAGGGTCGTCATAAGGAAAGGGCGCGAGGCCGCCCTACATCTGCTGGAGGTGGCGGCCGGCCTCGACTCCATGCTGATTGGCGAGACCGATATATTGGGCCAGCTCGAGGAGGCCTACGACAGCCAAGTCAAGGCGCATATAGCACGGGAGCCTCTTAGGACCGTCGTGGAACGCGCCATAAGGTTCGGCAAGATGGTGAGGACCCGCACGAACATCTCTAGAGGGCCTCGGGGCCTCGGAAGCCTCGCTATAATATACGTAAAGGAGAGGTTCGGGGATCTGCGAAACTTGAATATAGGCATAATAGGCGCGGGCGCAGTCGGTAGCGGGTTGGTCAAGGAGTTGAGAGACGGAGGCGCCGGCCGTATCTACGTCTTGAACCGCACGTTGGATCGCGCGGAGGAGGTGGCTAAGAAATACGGCGCGATAGCCATGCCGCTAAACGGCGAAAGTGTGGCTGAGTGTCTGAAGACCTGCGACGTGGTGTTCACCACGGCCCTCTCGTTTGAGCCCATAATAACCGAGATACCGCCGGGCAGTAAGGTGAAGGTGATAGTGGATTTAGGCGTGCCGGGGAACGTGCCGAAGGGTCTGCCCGTGGACGTCGTTAAGCTCGAGGATCTCGAGGACATAGCGGCGCGCTACAACAAGGAGAGGGCTTCCGAGATAGAGAAAGCGAGGGCTTTGGCCCTCGAGGAGCTCGACAACGTCGAGAGGGCGGTTGCTAAGAGGATCGCCGAGATGGAACTTAGCGAGTATATGCAGTTCGTTGAGGCGGCGGCCCGGGAGGAGGCCTCGCGCGCCGGGTCCGATTCCTTGACGGCGGCCCGATCCTCGGCAAAGAGGGCTGTGTTGCCCCTCGTAGAGGCTTTGAGGGAGCTGGCCGGAAGGGGCAAGGTCGAGGAGGTGCTGGAGATTATAAACGAGGCAAGGAAGCGCGTGAAGAGCCCAGCTACAGAGCGGACTTCAGCTCCCTGA
- the hemL gene encoding glutamate-1-semialdehyde 2,1-aminomutase: MDIWERAKAVFPGGVNSPARALKHLARPLVALGADGPYLYTDRGRLVDFCSAFGAIILGHNNPRVREAVERQLRSGWIYALLTEQEVALAEKIRSHMPSIRKIRFVNTGTEATMNAIRLARGYTKRDVIIKFDGNFHGSHDYVLVKAGSGAATWGIPTSAGIPADVVKLTVVVPYNDVEAFVRAVREVGDRLAAVIAEPVAGNYGLIIPDKEFLKALREETERTGAVLIFDEVITGFRLGLSGAQGHFGVRPDLTTLGKVLGGGFPIGAFGGGEEIMDLLAPQGPVYNAGTYNAHPVSIAAGLAVLEELETGRPYEVANKAAERMARGIEDVAGRYGFDVVVKQISSMFQLYFKRGDVKTPDDVRRSDERLYLKLHEIALRHGLYLAPSQYEVNFTTSAHTQEVVEWALGSLEKSFRELKSAL; this comes from the coding sequence ATGGATATCTGGGAGAGAGCCAAGGCGGTGTTCCCGGGCGGCGTCAACTCGCCGGCGAGGGCCTTGAAGCACCTCGCCAGACCGCTGGTGGCCTTAGGGGCCGACGGGCCGTACCTCTACACAGATCGCGGGCGTCTGGTGGACTTCTGCTCGGCCTTCGGCGCCATAATATTGGGCCATAACAACCCGAGAGTGCGGGAGGCCGTCGAGCGGCAGTTGAGGAGCGGGTGGATCTACGCGTTGTTGACTGAGCAAGAGGTCGCGCTGGCAGAGAAGATAAGGTCGCACATGCCTTCCATACGCAAGATCCGGTTCGTCAATACGGGAACGGAGGCCACCATGAACGCCATAAGGCTGGCCAGAGGCTATACCAAACGCGACGTGATAATAAAGTTCGACGGCAACTTCCACGGATCCCACGACTACGTCTTGGTCAAGGCCGGGTCGGGCGCGGCGACTTGGGGCATCCCCACCAGCGCCGGGATACCGGCCGATGTGGTCAAGCTCACCGTCGTCGTTCCCTACAACGACGTGGAGGCCTTCGTGCGCGCGGTCAGGGAGGTGGGCGATAGGCTCGCCGCGGTTATAGCCGAGCCGGTGGCCGGCAACTACGGCTTGATAATACCCGACAAAGAGTTCCTCAAGGCCTTGAGGGAGGAAACGGAGAGGACCGGCGCCGTGCTGATCTTCGACGAGGTTATAACCGGATTCAGGCTCGGGCTGTCGGGGGCCCAGGGCCACTTCGGGGTAAGGCCGGATTTGACTACCCTGGGGAAGGTTCTGGGAGGCGGTTTCCCCATCGGCGCCTTCGGCGGCGGGGAGGAGATCATGGACTTGCTGGCGCCGCAGGGCCCGGTCTACAACGCCGGCACGTACAACGCGCATCCCGTATCGATAGCGGCCGGTCTCGCCGTCCTCGAGGAGCTCGAGACGGGCAGGCCGTACGAGGTCGCCAATAAAGCCGCCGAGAGGATGGCGAGGGGCATCGAGGATGTCGCGGGCAGATACGGGTTCGACGTAGTGGTTAAACAAATATCGTCGATGTTCCAGCTCTACTTCAAGCGCGGCGATGTCAAGACGCCCGACGACGTGAGGAGAAGCGACGAGAGGCTGTACCTCAAGCTACACGAGATAGCTCTGAGGCACGGCCTCTATCTGGCCCCCAGCCAGTACGAGGTCAACTTCACCACGTCGGCGCACACGCAAGAGGTCGTGGAGTGGGCCCTAGGCTCCCTGGAGAAGTCCTTCAGGGAGCTGAAGTCCGCTCTGTAG